From the genome of Biomphalaria glabrata chromosome 1, xgBioGlab47.1, whole genome shotgun sequence, one region includes:
- the LOC106075037 gene encoding uncharacterized protein LOC106075037 isoform X1 has protein sequence MNQDGASEKSCYCDSGDTNIININSLNGLNKDEFCIGSSNISSGGLKLTISCSKKNSEDVQDYSIGANLNNQNINSDIQHSNMENQVSEIEVATDDCTSNLKTGQDKEPGASSNEPVTFLERSCFMPPMISPKSLKGNHLKSLPVDKHDSSLFVSTHNESSVSVMKPGLDHLKSNEVYKPYKRCKNEGSIHISSLHDVHDPLFRLDALPNVSPDSGIISLDESPFGNESPNSLVNGEFNSEVQHSQMSSSNFTQLLNKKFDPSPIIPEVVRDNINLNNGDKRKEHFEMLEIETNLVQECDVSILAKPVIMENVNGESIPDSATSQPNELNGRSIIVSSPHKISQISGRKKRGRPPKKKKTLLLRHKKSTLYSGLYNGLLNTENKNVFTAGIQRGSYRHSSEHLDGKYLSGSLCSNAETDCTIAKTKLKKNLPGRPKGSLSKRTLSASLPNKLPSKKKVVSNQISQLVNLSEKDCNKRPRGRPRKNLEIEEKDIFVDKKDQNNSILEDNTNKSKKSVRKKHLRKRLFTQRKKPASSIKCKINVTDQIGQKKNKNQDSIPQRVNSSVAKKLKHVAPSATPEKKTDVSLLRHKPLISPEKTVFQDSDLDAILKSVKSSITSQFASEEINSDFIGNILFDNPFKVLEPTPFPKMLRIEPPKANKPKPKKNRLHVMMRRTKRKKRKKISIPKTDISAALPVPQKLEVFSTMAHLKRMEKFTVTPQKKCSSFGSPTSEKRLSFFTSCSQPSKILATSRLNVFRSGTGVDDMHRSGTLTDYDQSDFFDKRNKKRHRLLYRKSKHKNIIDPVFAADLDSLVSGLNGMAISENPADNYIRVRPGEMPLPSIFRVIKIDLNKSRKDRLLSSETINSDRSKQRKETPVTHEISPGIKPAMKSGRKKSISDQNQINDFRDFSLISDSHDQCLPPKKRHRLVNLESPQFDSSPSTFVIENLSLKKDLKVQRKCRRLKKSPYQEENKLCDKTSRLNKQLSTMELTIDTSSFTTGGSSTCVSPLSPCPSRLSTRSSTQPSLSSPSPTGSAGYRNRYTSLSISSFTCPVHSSLSCQSERSTCPECRLLDQCMSPNISRSYRSNLRSAPINEATYSSSHYVNRSESSPPIKETFHSDKVIVKSARKRRKSANLSADDSDTSPPRLEKTSSLSPLAYRDYSLFSDPPEITNSPFKGCLSPSRQNNGRCSSLTLETLCTSPLSPKKKVCSTMFSQRMLRHTSPNKVSPQNNFKQKACNKSYSTSVISTSYSDHDPLPLEHCNNQIIIEEIQLALSFETDDDNAPNEDSPDLFKYNIPAQLPRKRYQRVGLFSDFYKDDEPRKRCENMAKCRDKLLYIREEHEYGLMPQPLHIGQHYMRREQDFQLPFDIWWQHIQNQLPKKQEHKVKFRTIRTNVYSDSKVNSRKLEIPLCNCVVPSSGGKGCQDDCLNRMIYTECTSSCTLGDNCDNQKIQKHEWVQGLEKFTTKDRGFGVRTKMFIKNGQFILEYLGEVVSETEFRRRMMEEYSEECHHYALHLDSGSVIDGYRMGNIGRYVNHSCKPNCEMQKWNVNGLYRMVLFALRDILPGEELSYDYNFDPFNQETQQECRCGSSDCRGVIGGKTQRNNNNYCKPEKLEDGKDKRKSKLMNKKIKEKQTSENMQVQFLAKPMTFKERCYARKHRTFLVRNVDKVRNQKHPGQEFMPITKEELNILDSTKMSSYNPDLMLIHLNERSIKTRLAAYAKDNPELARRHQLAQIFDKMLTEILSLKDEDGNSLVTQLMTLPSRKKQPQYYQVVRDPIDLSMIKQKVKTGYYDHLSTFNSDLMLLFSNVELYCGPKSDMGQIILKLRRVLNCVKTEVAPQIDELLGAKTTKAFMDTELERLEHPSCKGLDQPEEDIIRCICGVTRDEGLMLQCEKCMRWQHCDCVRANGNEEHYLCDRCEPRYYDPEILLIPSPIDALPDCTHYMTLIKDDVQYAVGDCVYVMRDCKRTSAGTPLRASHRLMASVNPDKLDIFRLEQLWKDPKGEKFASGTPYLRPQETFHEPTRKFYPNELFRTPNFEIIPMDLVMGKCIVMDPNTYCKGRPKGYKEQDIYICEYRVDKTAHLFHKIQKIWYPINTGRFCFDWFKTRLNIKRTFLPHEVPEEYKRKTERSVGTSSGKSENVKEEDKLETKKACKTKMSCFHSGKVKVDESLKNDLKLKAEVKVNVKKGSLHRKVNPETNEDKSALLKLKEKRRKEKRQRLDKILLKLLNNIPGKQKIDLTYLLDEGKRIRKKVTK, from the exons ATGAATCAAGATGGTGCTTCAGAAAAATCTTGTTATTGTGACTCTGGTGACACTAACATAattaacattaactctctgaATGGCTTAAACAAGGATGAATTTTGTATTGGCAGTTCTAATATCAGCAGTGGGGGATTAAAATTAACTATATCTTGCTCTAAAAAGAATTCTGAGGATGTGCAAGATTATTCAATTGGAGCCAACCTgaacaatcaaaatataaacagtGACATACAACATTCAAACATGGAAAATCAG GTTTCAGAAATAGAGGTGGCAACAGATGACTGTacttcaaatttaaaaacagGCCAAGACAAAGAGCCTGGGGCTTCCAGCAATGAACCGGTAACATTTTTAGAGAGATCCTGTTTTATGCCTCCAATGATAAGCCCTAAATCATTAAAGGGTAATCATCTTAAATCATTACCTGTTGATAAACATGATTCTTCATTGTTTGTCAGTACACATAATGAAAGCAGTGTATCTGTTATGAAACCTGGACTAGATCATTTGAAGAGCAATGAAGTGTATAAGCCATACAAAAGATGTAAAAACGAAGGAAGCATACACATATCATCCTTACATGATGTACATGATCCTTTATTCAGATTGGACGCATTACCTAATGTGTCTCCAGACAGTGGAATAATTTCATTAGATGAATCTCCTTTTGGGAATGAATCTCCTAATTCTCTTGTTAATGGTGAATTTAATAGTGAAGTTCAGCATTCTCAGATGTCATCCTCAAACTTTACTCagctattaaataaaaaatttgaccCAAGTCCAATAATTCCAGAAGTTGTTAGAGACAATATTAACTTGAACAATGGtgataaaagaaaagaacattTTGAAATGCTAGAAATTGAAACAAACCTTGTTCAAGAGTGTGATGTCAGTATATTAGCTAAACCTGTAATAATGGAAAATGTCAATGGGGAAAGTATACCAGATTCAGCTACAAGTCAGCCAAATGAACTAAATGGAAGGAGCATAATTGTTTCTTCACCCCATAAAATAAGTCAAATTTCAGGTCGCAAAAAAAGAGGTAGACCCcctaagaaaaagaaaacgttATTGTTGAGACACAAGAAAAGTACACTTTATAGTGGATTATATAATGGATTGCTAAACACAgagaacaaaaatgtatttactgcAGGCATTCAAAGAGGCAGCTACAGACACAGTTCTGAACATTTAGATGGGAAATATTTATCTGGTTCACTATGTTCAAATGCTGAAACTGATTGTACTATtgctaaaacaaaacttaaaaaaaatcttccagGTCGACCTAAAGGTTCATTGTCTAAAAGAACTCTCAGTGCTTCTTTACCTAATAAAttaccttcaaaaaaaaaagtagtgtcAAATCAGATATCTCAGTTAGTTAATTTGTCAGAGAAAGATTGTAATAAACGTCCAAGAGGTAGACCTCGTAAAAAtttagagattgaagaaaaggaTATATTTGTAGATAAGAAAGACCAAAACAACTCAATTCTTGAAGATAATACAAACAAATCCAAAAAATCTGTTCGAAAAAAACACTTGCGTAAAAGACTATTTACTCAAAGGAAAAAGCCAGCATCttcaattaaatgtaaaatcaaTGTTACTGATCAGATtgggcagaaaaaaaataaaaaccaagaCAGTATTCCTCAAAGAGTTAATTCATCTGTTGCCAAGAAGTTAAAACATGTTGCTCCATCTGCTACTCCAGAAAAGAAAACAGATGTCAGTTTATTGAGGCATAAACCTCTTATCAGTCCAGAAAAAACAGTATTTCAGGACAGTGATCTCGATGCTATTCTAAAAAGTGTCAAGTCATCTATAACAAGCCAGTTTGCCAGTGAAGAAATTAACAGCGATTTTATTGGTAACATATTATTTGACAATCCATTCAAGGTTCTTGAGCCAACACCTTTTCCAAAGATGCTTAGGATTGAGCCACCAAAGGCAAACAAACCAAAGCCAAAAAAGAATAGGCTGCATGTGATGATGAGGAGAACTAAGCGAAAGAAACGAAAGAAGATTTCTATTCCTAAAACAGATATATCAGCAGCACTTCCAGTGCCACAAAAATTAGAAGTTTTTTCTACTATGGCACATTTGAAAAGAATGGAAAAATTTACTGTAACACctcaaaaaaaatgtagtagTTTTGGATCACCAACATCTGAAAAACGATTATCTTTTTTTACATCCTGCAGCCAGCCTTCAAAAATATTGGCTACAAGTCGCTTGAATGTTTTTCGTTCAGGAACAGGTGTTGATGACATGCATAGATCTGGTACATTAACAGATTATGATCAGTCAGATTTCTTTgataagagaaacaaaaaacgACACCGGCTTTTGTATAGAAAATCTAAACATAAAAACATCATTGACCCTGTCTTTGCTGCAGATTTGGACTCATTAGTTTCTGGACTAAATGGCATGGCAATATCAGAAAATCCTGCTGATAATTATATAAGGGTACGTCCTGGAGAAATGCCTTTACCTTCAATATTTAGAGTAATAAAAATAGATCTCAATAAAAGTAGAAAGGATAGACTTCTATCATCAGAAACGATAAATTCTGACAGAAGTAAGCAAAGGAAAGAAACACCTGTTACACATGAAATATCCCCTGGAATAAAACCAGCTATGAAAAGTGGTAGAAAGAAAAGCATCTCTGATCAAAATCAAATTAATGATTTTAGAGATTTTTCATTAATAAGTGATTCTCATGATCAGTGTTTACCACCTAAAAAGCGACACAGGTTGGTAAATCTAGAATCTCCTCAGTTTGACTCTTCACCTAGCACTTTTGTAATTGAAAACCTATCCCTCAAGAAGGATTTAAAAGTTCAGAGGAAATGTAGGAGATTAAAGAAATCCCCATATCAGGaagaaaataaacttt GTGATAAGACAAGTAGATTAAATAAGCAGCTATCTACAATGGAGCTAACAATAGATACTAGTAGCTTTACCACAGGTGGTTCCAGTACCTGTGTCTCACCACTGTCTCCTTGTCCAAGTAGACTTTCCACAAGGAGTTCAACTCAACCTTCTTTGTCATCACCATCTCCAACTGGATCAGCAGGGTATAGAAATCGATACAcctctttaagcatttcatcaTTTACATGCCCAGTGCATTCATCTTTGTCTTGCCAGTCTGAGCGTAGCACTTGCCCAGAATGTCGGCTACTAGATCAGTGCATGTCACCAAACATTAGTCGCTCTTATCGTAGTAATCTCAGGTCAGCTCCAATCAATGAAGCCACTTATTCCTCAAGTCATTATGTCAACCGTTCTGAGTCTAGTCCTCCTATTAAAGAAACCTTTCATTCTGACAAAGTTATAGTCAAAAGTGCAAGAAAACGTCGGAAATCAGCCAACCTTTCAGCAGATGACTCAGACACTTCACCACCAAGATTAGAAAAGACTTCATCTTTGTCTCCATTAGCTTACAGAGATTATAGTTTGTTTTCAGACCCTCCAGAAATTACCAATTCTCCGTTTAAAGGCTGTTTATCACCATCTAGACAGAACAATGGAAGGTGTTCCAGTTTAACACTTGAGACATTGTGCACTAGTCCTTTGTCACCTAAAAAGAAAGTGTGCTCTACTATGTTTTCACAAAGAATGTTGCGACATACATCTCCTAACAAAGTTTCtccacaaaataatttcaagcAAAAAGCGTGCAATAAAAGTTATAGCACATCTGTGATTTCTACTTCTTACTCTGATCATGACCCTTTACCCTTGGAACATTGTAATAATCAGATTATTATCGAGGAGATTCAATTAGCACTTTCTTTCGAAAC AGATGATGACAATGCCCCAAATGAGGATTCAccagatttatttaaatataatattcctGCTCAACTCCCACGTAAACGATATCAAAGAGTTGGATTATTTTCAGACTTTTACAAAGACGATGA GCCAAGAAAACGTTGTGAAAATATGGCCAAATGTCGTGATAAGCTTTTGTATATCAGAGAAGAACATGAATATGGACTAATGCCACAACCATTACACATAGGACAACATTATATGAGACGAGAACAGGATTTTCAGTTGCCATTTGACATATGGTGGCAGCATATCCAAAATCAG TTACCTAAAAAGCAAGAACATAAAGTGAAGTTTCGCACAATTAGAACCA aTGTCTACTCAGATAGCAAAGTCAATTCACGTAAACTGGAAATTCCATTGTGTAATTGTGTAGTTCCCTCTTCTGGTGGAAAGGGATGTCAAGATGATTGTCTAAATAG gatgatTTACACAGAATGTACCTCCTCATGTACTTTGGGAGATAATTGTGATAatcaaaaaatacaaaaacatgagTGGGTGCAAGGCTTAGAAAAGTTTACAACTAAAGATAGAGGATTTGGTGTTAGGACAAAAATGTTTATCAAAAATG GACAGTTCATACTGGAATATCTAGGAGAAGTTGTCAGTGAAACAGAATTTCGACGTCGCATGATGGAAGAATATTCAGAAGAATGCCATCATTATGCATTACACCTTGATTCCGGAAGTGTTATAGATGGGTACAGGATGGGGAATATAGGTCGCTATGTCAATCACTCTTGTAAGCCTAACTGTGAGATGCAAAAATG GAATGTTAATGGTTTGTATCGAATGGTTTTGTTTGCTTTGCGAGACATCTTGCCTGGAGAGGAACTAAGTTATGATTACAATTTTGATCCTTTTAACCAAGAAACTCAA CAAGAGTGTCGATGTGGAAGCTCTGATTGCAGAGGTGTCATTGGTGGCAAAACACAACGAAATAACAACAACTATTGTAAACCTGAAAAATTAGAAGATGGCAAAGACAAGCGTAAATCTAAattgatgaataaaaaaattaaagaaaag cagACTTCAGAAAATATGCAGGTGCAGTTTCTGGCTAAACCAATGACTTTTAAAGAGCGTTGCTATGCAAGAAAACACAGAACTTTCTTAGTGCGAAATGTAGATAAAGTTCGCAATCAGAAACACCCTGGCCAGGAGTTTATGCCTATTACCAAAGAAGAATTAAATATCTTGGACAGTACTAAAATGAGTAGCTATAATCCAG atctgaTGTTAATCCATTTGAATGAGAGATCTATAAAAACCAG GTTAGCAGCATATGCCAAAGATAACCCAGAACTGGCCAGACGTCATCAGTTAGCACAGATCTTTGACAAAATGCTTACAGAAATTTTGTCTCTTaaag ATGAAGATGGCAACAGTTTGGTCACTCAGCTTATGACATTGCCTTCACGTAAAAAACAACCACAGTATTACCAAGTAGTTAGAGACCCTATAGATTTATCAATGATCAAGCAAAAGGTTAAAACTGGCTACTATGACCATCTAAGTACATTCAATTCAGATCTCATGCTTTTGTTTAGCAATGTGGAG CTATACTGTGGACCAAAGTCAGATATGGGACAAATCATACTGAAGCTTAGAAGAGTCCTGAACTGTGTAAAAACTGAGGTAGCACCTCAGATAGATGAATTACTAGGTGCGAAAACAACAAAAGCTTTTATGGATACTGAACTGGAAAGGTTGGAGCATCCATCTTGCAAAG GTCTTGACCAGCCAGAAGAAGATATTATCAGGTGTATATGTGGTGTGACAAGAGATGAAGGCTTAATGTTGCAGTGTGAAAAATGCATG AGATGGCAACACTGTGATTGTGTTCGAGCTAATGGCAATGAAGAACATTACCTTTGTGATCGTTGCGAACCAAGATATTATGATCCA gaaattctGTTGATCCCATCGCCCATAGATGCTCTGCCTGATTGTACTCATTACATGACTTTAATAAAGGATGATGTTCAATACGCTGTTGGAGATTGTGTATATGTTATGAGAGACTGTAAAAGAACTTCAGCTGGTACACCTTTGCGTGCTTCTCACCGTTTGATGGCATCTGTCAATCCAGATAAACTTGATATCTTCAGACTTGAACAATTATGGAAAGATCCTAA GGGTGAGAAATTTGCAAGTGGAACTCCATATTTGAGACCTCAAGAAACCTTTCATGAACCAACTAGGAAGTTTTACCCCAATGAG ctATTTCGTACACCAAACTTTGAGATTATACCTATGGATCTTGTCATGGGTAAATGCATCGTCATGGATCCCAATACATATTGTAAAGGTCGTCCTAAAGGATATAAGGAGCAAGATATTTACATTTGTGAATACAGAGTTGACAAGACTGCACACTTGTTTCACAAAATTCAGAAAATATG GTATCCTATCAATACAGgcagattttgttttgattggttCAAAACTAGACTCAACatcaaaagaacattttta ccACATGAAGTACCTGAGGAATATAAACGCAAAACTGAGCGCAGTGTTGGTACCAGTAGTGGGAAATCAGAAAATGTGAAAGAAGAAGACAAACTTGAAACCAAGaaagcatgtaaaacaaaaatgagtTGCTTTCATTCCGGAAAGGTGAAAGTTGATGAGAGTCTAAAGAATGATTTGAAGTTAAAAGCAGAAGTGAAGGTCAATGTCAAGAAGGGCAGCTTGCACAGGAAAGTCAATCCAGAAACCAATGAAGATAAAAGTGCTTTACTTAAACTTAAGGAGAAGAGG aGAAAAGAGAAACGACAGAGGCTGGATAAAATCTTATTAAAGCTTCTGAACAATATACCTGGCAAACAGAAGATTGATTTGACATATCTCTTAGATGAAGGGAAAAGAATAAGGAAgaaagtaacaaagtaa